A part of Haladaptatus caseinilyticus genomic DNA contains:
- a CDS encoding FtsX-like permease family protein, with protein MNYTEILLRKWSRRDQLAIVIVAVTVAFLVGTTLLLTAASAQSSAITGGENDSMVVQQYNSYQGAQQDASKNDIVFPTTTIRHNGTEYRVIGIPKNAPSELTKLSVSWKNATVPSPPSTGFQGPVSEPTRQRFHTQSGKRVTKHVAPYTEQDSIFPQTWYVGDAGSVRSLEDSGAFLVHTNQQTKNSQQLPQEGTLSPSLFAYFFGGMQQVLQTLVAATVAAGVLILVVIHNITVMSVRDRLTEIAVIRSTGGSTRRIIGIFALRAGIIALVGSILGYAIGVITIRALVNFAIFAGLSVSLDPTVTVTSTRILLFVVVFLSGAGTLAGAVATRSVVIPPPSQLWKTTSRAPPEHQRWEPLSRFRLRPQLLPWRTLIPATATLTVFALIVILSSSLVGALTPVATTSTGTVTEPGSPYPMASRIDAQYASELRNQGLSASPEIIVAQVSDGKPYLARGANYSAFASVSDTKLTKGHPPHTEGQAVIGQDLAQTLDKTTGDTIIVGGSTSPAVTQVKIVGVFRAPGILDDQLIIPLPTAHSLSTKPGTVHFIRTAGGTPNQVLNNQESSPNSELQQQKMRITSVSAPEEGILKQPIPVSVTIQNIGSTKRTRQVKAAVGDDVQRRSVTLQPGEETQVQMNLSASHSGNQTLEVGRYSQPIRVYKRSPLVLPILPEKAPPGSQVAISIQTIYEKNITGATVTIDGTTTTTNDQGIALVTLPNKPGTYELTARKGERTYSSQIQISRDASRRLFADIKVTPKRGSVYTTPRAIIRVANPWGVKLTRNISLVTPGQTRTQTRTVPAYNLSEKQVTLEKSTEPESTNQFAPGEYTIRVVSNGTTLASDDYVVIGDKRIQSTLAQNAEFSAGSGLGQAVEMVFGNFKLLLFGMIGLAGLTTIGSTTSTFAQVVHSRRQSIGIYRATGATRRQLLKLLLGDVVRIAIPASVVSMLIALGSVYVLSFSSLMTVFGVQLNVAMNPYMLIGVGAGALILSCIGVIIAVIPFLTVQPTEMQ; from the coding sequence ATGAACTATACTGAAATACTCCTTCGAAAGTGGTCACGACGAGATCAATTAGCAATCGTCATTGTCGCAGTGACAGTTGCGTTTCTCGTTGGAACAACCCTCTTGCTAACTGCTGCAAGTGCGCAGTCATCAGCAATAACCGGTGGAGAGAACGACTCGATGGTTGTCCAGCAGTATAATTCATACCAAGGTGCTCAACAAGACGCAAGTAAGAACGATATCGTATTTCCGACGACTACTATCAGACATAATGGAACGGAATATCGAGTTATTGGCATCCCGAAAAACGCACCATCCGAACTTACAAAGCTTTCTGTATCATGGAAGAATGCGACGGTTCCGTCACCGCCATCAACAGGCTTCCAAGGGCCTGTTTCTGAACCAACACGCCAGCGATTCCATACACAATCAGGCAAGCGTGTGACCAAACACGTCGCTCCCTACACAGAACAAGATTCTATTTTTCCACAAACGTGGTATGTTGGTGACGCTGGGTCAGTGAGGTCTCTCGAAGATTCAGGCGCATTTCTCGTTCACACAAATCAGCAAACAAAGAACAGTCAACAACTGCCACAAGAAGGGACGCTGAGTCCCTCACTCTTTGCTTACTTTTTCGGAGGAATGCAGCAGGTACTTCAAACGTTAGTTGCAGCAACGGTTGCCGCTGGGGTTCTAATCCTCGTCGTCATACATAATATAACTGTAATGAGTGTTCGGGATCGACTTACTGAAATTGCGGTTATTCGATCAACCGGTGGGTCTACACGCCGGATTATCGGAATATTTGCGTTACGAGCAGGCATCATTGCTCTTGTTGGATCTATTCTGGGATATGCAATCGGAGTAATCACAATCCGAGCCCTCGTGAATTTCGCTATTTTCGCTGGTTTGTCTGTCTCATTAGATCCAACTGTCACAGTAACATCCACACGAATATTGCTGTTTGTAGTGGTATTTCTGAGTGGTGCTGGAACGCTCGCAGGTGCTGTTGCTACCAGAAGCGTTGTAATACCACCACCATCCCAACTATGGAAAACCACTAGCAGAGCACCACCGGAACACCAGCGATGGGAACCACTATCTCGATTTCGGCTTCGTCCCCAACTTCTTCCATGGCGAACGCTTATACCAGCGACGGCAACACTGACCGTGTTCGCCTTGATAGTGATTTTATCGAGTTCGCTCGTCGGTGCACTCACACCGGTTGCGACCACCTCAACGGGGACAGTCACGGAACCTGGTTCTCCATATCCGATGGCAAGTCGCATCGATGCTCAATATGCCTCAGAACTACGGAACCAAGGACTGAGCGCGAGTCCAGAAATCATTGTGGCACAAGTTTCTGATGGAAAGCCGTACCTCGCAAGAGGTGCTAATTATTCAGCGTTTGCTTCCGTCTCGGATACAAAGCTAACAAAGGGTCACCCTCCCCACACTGAGGGGCAGGCAGTAATTGGTCAAGACCTTGCACAAACACTGGATAAAACGACTGGTGATACGATCATCGTTGGTGGGAGCACATCGCCCGCAGTGACACAAGTGAAAATTGTGGGTGTATTTCGTGCGCCGGGAATACTTGATGACCAGCTCATCATCCCTCTTCCAACAGCCCATTCGCTTTCAACAAAGCCAGGGACGGTACATTTCATTCGGACAGCGGGTGGGACACCAAACCAGGTGCTCAATAACCAAGAAAGCTCTCCAAACAGCGAGTTACAGCAACAAAAAATGCGTATAACCAGTGTCTCTGCGCCAGAAGAGGGCATTCTGAAACAACCAATACCGGTCTCAGTGACTATCCAAAACATAGGTTCAACCAAACGCACTAGACAAGTGAAGGCTGCTGTGGGAGACGATGTACAACGGCGTTCAGTCACCCTTCAACCAGGGGAAGAGACTCAAGTTCAGATGAATCTGAGTGCCTCTCACTCTGGAAATCAAACGTTAGAGGTAGGGCGATATTCACAGCCAATCCGAGTATATAAACGCTCGCCACTTGTCCTCCCAATCCTTCCTGAAAAAGCGCCACCAGGGTCTCAGGTTGCAATTTCGATTCAAACAATATATGAGAAAAACATTACAGGAGCAACAGTGACTATTGATGGAACCACTACAACAACCAACGACCAGGGAATTGCACTCGTAACACTTCCGAACAAACCGGGAACATACGAGCTTACCGCACGCAAGGGCGAACGAACGTACTCTTCACAAATCCAAATTTCGCGAGATGCTTCACGACGATTATTTGCAGATATCAAGGTAACGCCAAAGAGAGGGAGTGTCTATACGACTCCAAGAGCAATAATTCGAGTCGCAAATCCTTGGGGAGTAAAGCTCACCCGAAATATTTCTCTTGTGACCCCTGGACAGACACGCACACAAACACGAACAGTTCCGGCATATAATTTGAGTGAAAAGCAAGTGACGCTTGAGAAATCAACCGAGCCGGAATCTACTAACCAGTTTGCACCGGGTGAATACACGATTCGTGTCGTATCCAATGGAACAACACTGGCCAGTGACGATTATGTCGTAATAGGTGATAAGCGAATACAGTCAACACTGGCACAGAATGCAGAATTTTCTGCTGGGAGTGGACTAGGTCAGGCAGTCGAGATGGTGTTCGGAAATTTTAAACTATTGTTATTTGGAATGATTGGTCTCGCGGGATTAACAACGATCGGAAGCACGACATCGACGTTTGCACAGGTAGTTCATTCTCGACGTCAATCAATTGGCATCTATCGCGCCACTGGTGCAACGCGCAGACAGCTTCTCAAATTACTGCTAGGTGATGTAGTGCGGATAGCAATACCAGCATCTGTTGTTTCTATGCTTATTGCGCTTGGTTCTGTATACGTACTTTCATTTAGTAGTTTGATGACAGTATTTGGTGTTCAGTTGAATGTGGCGATGAATCCATACATGCTCATTGGCGTTGGAGCAGGCGCACTCATACTGTCTTGCATTGGTGTAATAATCGCGGTGATACCGTTTCTCACTGTACAACCAACGGAAATGCAGTAA
- a CDS encoding PGF-CTERM sorting domain-containing protein, translating into MSKRKIVSIFLVGILVISAIGIGQASMPTKAEDKNKNPQPQKMTLQVEEVTVHNWSFTVGPDDSVDRTVYVDPISIKNKKYKVDLKKLAKADDMSGLATMPAKKQAQAQAKQNVNIKEGETVRICIKKIHIENVDVMVKLPKQMPNSKKMSNAQMASMDSDKPGYMVTINKLSINKWSFIVGPKKKPDETITIGDVTVKDRVIHVGSSDSNDEKSAAAMESIRKQIKGKMAEKGVKKGKTYRVIIQNINIENVTFVFGNPENIDVPEDGTTTTEETTTEEDTSEEDMTTTEEGDTTTTTTSSEGSNGDDGSETTNNGGQPGFGVGIALLALLGVGFLAVRRE; encoded by the coding sequence ATGAGTAAACGTAAAATAGTGAGTATTTTCCTGGTTGGAATACTCGTCATTTCAGCAATTGGCATTGGACAGGCAAGCATGCCTACAAAAGCAGAAGATAAAAATAAAAATCCACAACCGCAGAAGATGACTCTGCAAGTGGAAGAGGTGACGGTTCACAATTGGTCGTTCACTGTCGGACCGGACGACTCTGTGGATCGTACCGTGTATGTTGATCCAATTTCGATCAAAAACAAAAAGTACAAAGTGGATCTAAAGAAGCTTGCTAAAGCAGACGACATGTCTGGTCTTGCGACAATGCCTGCAAAGAAACAGGCACAGGCGCAAGCAAAACAGAATGTAAACATCAAAGAGGGAGAGACGGTTCGTATCTGCATTAAGAAGATTCACATTGAAAACGTGGATGTCATGGTGAAACTGCCGAAACAGATGCCGAATTCGAAGAAGATGTCGAATGCTCAAATGGCATCGATGGATTCGGACAAGCCGGGATACATGGTCACGATCAATAAACTGAGCATTAATAAATGGTCATTTATTGTCGGTCCGAAGAAGAAGCCGGATGAAACAATCACAATCGGTGACGTTACTGTCAAAGATCGGGTCATCCACGTTGGGTCTTCTGACTCTAACGACGAGAAATCGGCCGCAGCAATGGAATCCATCCGAAAGCAAATCAAAGGCAAGATGGCTGAAAAAGGTGTGAAGAAGGGTAAAACTTATCGAGTCATCATTCAGAATATTAACATTGAAAACGTTACGTTCGTCTTTGGGAACCCCGAGAATATCGATGTTCCGGAAGATGGGACGACAACAACAGAAGAGACTACGACCGAAGAAGACACGAGTGAAGAGGACATGACGACGACCGAAGAGGGGGATACAACCACAACGACGACTTCCAGTGAAGGCTCCAATGGTGACGATGGGTCAGAGACGACAAATAATGGTGGACAGCCTGGATTCGGCGTCGGAATTGCTTTACTTGCATTGCTCGGTGTCGGGTTCCTAGCGGTTCGTAGAGAGTAA
- a CDS encoding NDP-sugar synthase produces MKAIVLAGGYATRLWPITKNRPKMFLPIGESTVIDRIFTELEADDRISEVFVSTNERFAEDFREHLEQSNFDKPTLSIEDTSDEDEKFGVVGALAQLVEREGIGDDTVVIAGDNLISFEISDFIDYFEQQNAATLAAYDVGSREQAKSYGLVELEGEEIIDFQEKPDKPKSTLVSIACYAFPQATIPLLEKYLEEDNNPDEPGWFIQWLQSQESVYAYTFDEAWYDIGTPDSYLEAVQWELGTENYVAESATVKDTELGENVHVMAGAEIVDSTVSNSIIFPDTTIEKTIVRESIIDTDTTVTTMDLHNALIGAHTTINPER; encoded by the coding sequence ATGAAAGCGATTGTCCTCGCGGGTGGGTATGCAACACGATTGTGGCCAATCACCAAGAATCGGCCAAAGATGTTTCTTCCAATAGGGGAGTCAACTGTTATTGACCGGATATTCACTGAACTTGAAGCAGATGATCGCATATCAGAAGTGTTTGTAAGTACGAACGAACGCTTTGCAGAAGATTTCCGTGAGCATCTTGAGCAGAGCAATTTTGACAAACCAACGCTTTCAATTGAGGATACTTCCGACGAAGATGAAAAGTTCGGCGTTGTTGGTGCACTAGCACAACTTGTAGAGCGAGAAGGGATCGGAGATGATACGGTTGTTATTGCTGGCGACAACCTCATCAGCTTTGAAATTAGCGACTTCATCGATTATTTTGAACAGCAAAACGCAGCGACACTTGCTGCTTATGATGTTGGCAGTCGTGAACAAGCGAAATCGTATGGGTTAGTGGAGCTTGAAGGAGAAGAAATTATTGATTTCCAAGAGAAGCCAGATAAGCCAAAGAGTACGCTTGTTTCGATCGCGTGCTATGCGTTTCCTCAAGCTACGATACCGTTGCTTGAAAAATATCTCGAAGAAGATAACAACCCGGATGAACCTGGCTGGTTCATTCAATGGCTCCAGTCACAAGAATCCGTATATGCTTATACGTTCGATGAAGCATGGTACGATATCGGCACACCGGATAGCTACTTAGAAGCGGTTCAGTGGGAACTTGGAACTGAGAACTACGTTGCCGAAAGCGCAACTGTAAAAGATACAGAGCTCGGTGAGAATGTTCACGTAATGGCCGGTGCTGAGATTGTTGACTCAACAGTCTCTAACTCAATAATCTTCCCTGACACTACAATTGAGAAGACAATTGTTCGAGAGTCGATTATTGATACCGACACAACAGTCACGACGATGGATCTTCACAATGCGCTCATCGGTGCGCATACTACCATTAATCCAGAACGGTGA